A part of Helicoverpa zea isolate HzStark_Cry1AcR chromosome 17, ilHelZeax1.1, whole genome shotgun sequence genomic DNA contains:
- the LOC124638039 gene encoding uncharacterized protein LOC124638039 → MIRNIALTLAVVVASHMCLANPVPEPDPVHRTHVKIHVPYEVHTLHHHHVETVPVIKEVPIVKHVPIIKEVPIIKTLPVVQTVHVPVHHTVHVEKPVFVPVKEHISFSSWH, encoded by the exons ATGATTCGCAACATTGCT tTGACCCTGGCCGTAGTGGTTGCAAGCCATATGTGCTTAGCGAACCCCGTACCAGAGCCCGACCCCGTTCACAGAACACA cgTGAAAATTCACGTGCCGTATGAAGTACACACCCTACATCATCACCATGTCGAAACAGTTCCTGTAATCAAGGAGGTCCCCATCGTCAAACACGTACCCATCATCAAAGAAGTTCCTATCATCAAGACCTTGCCCGTGGTACAAACTGTGCATGTACCTGTTCACCACACCGTACACGTTGAGAAACCAGTCTTCGTGCCAGTGAAAGAACATATTTCGTTCTCATCGTGGCATTAA